A part of Phoenix dactylifera cultivar Barhee BC4 chromosome 2, palm_55x_up_171113_PBpolish2nd_filt_p, whole genome shotgun sequence genomic DNA contains:
- the LOC103708703 gene encoding dehydrin DHN1-like has product MAEEHKQEVEGEVKDRGLFDFMGKKEAEEKREEDVLGTKVEKVHIEEEKEEKKESLFEKLHRSHSTSSSSSSDEEEVEGENKEKKKKKKGLKEKIEKKIGGEKKEGEEEEKKPAVVEQEVAVAAVPTEGEDTAVKVEKVNESLKVEEAPEEEKKGFLDKIKEKLPGHHKKPEEAAAAAAPPAAPAAECTGHEKEHEADGQDGKEKKGILGKIMEKIPGYHKNGGEESEKTSGSP; this is encoded by the exons ATGGCGGAGGAGCACAAGCaggaggtggagggggaggTGAAGGATAGGGGGTTGTTCGACTTCATGGGGAAGAAGGAGGCcgaggagaagagagaagaggacGTTCTGGGCACCAAGGTGGAGAAGGTTCATAtagaggaagagaaagaggagaagaaggagagcttGTTTGAAAAGCTCCACCGGTCTCACAGCACCAGCTCTAGCTCG TCAAGTGATGAGGAAGAAGTCGAGGGCGAgaacaaagagaagaagaagaagaagaagggattgAAAGAGAAGATCGAGAAGAAGATTGGTGGTGAAaagaaggaaggtgaagaagaggagaagaagccgGCCGTGGTCGAGCAGGAGGTGGCGGTCGCCGCCGTGCCCACCGAAGGTGAGGACACTGCAGTCAAGGTGGAGAAGGTGAACGAGAGTCTTAAAGTGGAGGAAGccccagaggaggagaagaaaggtttCCTGGACAAGATCAAAGAGAAGCTCCCCGGCCACCACAAGAAGCCTGAGGaggctgccgccgccgccgccccccctgCGGCCCCAGCTGCAGAGTGCACCGGCCATGAGAAGGAGCATGAAGCTGATGGACAAgatgggaaggagaagaagggcatACTGGGGAAGATCATGGAGAAGATACCCGGCTATCACAAGAATGGTGGGGAGGAGAGTGAGAAGACTAGTGGCAGCCCCTAG
- the LOC113463170 gene encoding uncharacterized protein LOC113463170 yields the protein MNLGETIKEGNDASLQDRAKTMIFLRHHLHESLKAEYLTVKDPYVLWTNFKERYDHQKYTILPKAHYEWIHLRLQDFKTVSEYNSAVFRITSQLKLCGEKITEQDMLEKTYSTFHASNVLLQQQYRERGFKRYSELISCLLVAEQNNELLMKNHQSRPTGSDPFPEVNAASSVHHRHDRGHSHGRGRGRSRGRGHNKHWYRGGYHGINFKKSANKEEKPQNSSKNKESDCYRCGMKGHWSRTCRTAKHLVDLYQASLKGKGNDVETNFVEDQDPLNITNLDVSDFFENDDGKFEHLSGDGNVLYD from the coding sequence ATGAATCTTGGAGAAACTATAAAAGAAGGAAATGACGCATCCCTGCAGGATCGCGCCAAAACAATGATCTTCCTTCGCCACCATCTCCATGAAAGCTTGAAAGCCGAATATCTTACAGTGAAAGATCCATATGTCCTTTGGACAAATTTCAAAGAGAGATATGATCATCAGAAATATACGATCCTTCCAAAAGCCCACTACGAATGGATTCACCTACGGCTGCAGGATTTTAAAACTGTAAGCGAGTATAATTCCGCAGTATTCAGAATTACCTCTCAGTTAAAATTATGCGGAGAAAAAATTACTGAACAGGATATGTTAGAAAAAACATATTCTACTTTTCATGCCTCGAATGTGCTCCTGCAGCAGCAGTATCGAGAGCGGGGTTTTAAAAGATATTCTGAGCTGATATCATGCCTACTTGTTGCTGAGCAAAATAATGAACTTTtgatgaaaaatcatcaatcacGACCAACTGGTTCAGATCCATTCCCTGAAGTGAATGCTGCATCATCTGTTCATCATAGACATGACCGTGGTCATAGTCATGGACGTGGTCGTGGACGTAGTCGTGGCCGTGGTCATAATAAGCATTGGTATCGTGGAGGCTACCATGGCATAAACTTTAAGAAATCAGCAAACAAGGAGGAGAAACCACAGAACTCctctaaaaataaagaaagtgaTTGCTATCGATGTGGCATGAAAGGACATTGGTCACGTACCTGCCGTACGGCCAAACACCTTGTTGACCTTTACCAAGCTTCACTGAAAGGAAAAGGGAATGATGTAGAAACAAATTTTGTTGAAGATCAAGATCCACTGAACATCACCAATTTAGATGTCTCCGATTTTTTTGAGAATGATGATGGAAAGTTTGAACATCTGAGTGGTGATGGAAATGTTCTATATGATTAA